A genomic region of Zea mays cultivar B73 chromosome 6, Zm-B73-REFERENCE-NAM-5.0, whole genome shotgun sequence contains the following coding sequences:
- the LOC103629491 gene encoding uncharacterized protein, whose product MVRWLPPPVTADGELPFGHDAVTFSFLVACVAATVTLASSMCSACGRKPKAATNADPAGTGSSVSGGSGSQEAGGAEEAAVEEEVVRLSPELAMHGAIEPVALPSSTSRRRLSISVSKKLSLNIPDKLRLSRREHKDHHHHKVESEDTLWKKGIILGEKCRIPGEREAECADPDDDDIAAANFRRSSYSRPVSRSSSFAMHQPQHDAPGPALHASDT is encoded by the coding sequence ATGGTAAGGTGGCTGCCGCCGCCGGTGACAGCGGACGGCGAGCTACCCTTCGGCCACGACGCCGTAACGTTTTCCTTCTTGGTGGCGTGCGTGGCCGCCACCGTCACGCTCGCGTCGTCCATGTGCTCGGCGTGCGGCCGCAAGCCAAAGGCGGCCACCAACGCGGACCCGGCGGGGACGGGCTCCTCCGTCTCCGGTGGTAGCGGCAGCCAGGAGGCTGGCGGCGCGGAGGAGGCGGCGGTAGAGGAGGAGGTGGTGAGGCTGTCGCCGGAGCTGGCGATGCACGGCGCCATCGAGCCGGTGGCGCTGCCGTCGTCGACGTCGAGGCGGCGGCTGTCCATCAGCGTGAGCAAGAAGCTGAGCCTGAATATCCCGGACAAGCTGCGGCTGAGCCGGCGGGAGCACAAGGACCACCACCATCACAAGGTGGAGTCGGAGGACACACTGTGGAAGAAGGGCATCATCCTCGGGGAGAAGTGCAGGATCCCGGGGGAGCGGGAGGCGGAGTGCgccgaccccgacgacgacgacatcGCCGCCGCCAACTTCCGCCGGTCCAGCTACTCACGGCCCGTGTCGCGGTCAAGCTCGTTCGCCATGCACCAGCCGCAGCACgacgcccccgggcccgccttgcACGCCTCGGATACTTGA
- the LOC103631143 gene encoding uncharacterized protein: protein MSTISDQKKRTLEALQQRYTSAKAKKLQDEKVKSQKKSNFNTPKPNFDAPREGKGPEITPRGTYIQPSRHKGVAFSSSNYQQKPSTSSGEEINPVYAELSCAFHDNLSKGVISDFDDTEVVYNVINDIIQKGGDAGKITKGAKKLKLERGILLDNYVQRGPRLVDAQARSLLIHSKRSKRHLSLKQHKKCGSFDLDGTLHKYGLYEPMHKIWKDYIRELINVNPKKKLSENLLSADLHGALLIVAECKAASDKGLNGIMIRDTAETFGIISEDNRFRAVPKAGSVFTLEADCWKCTLIGDKLSPREKLKEDQRQHRAQ from the exons ATGTCGACTATCTCTGATCAGAAGAAACGCACGTTAGAAGCCCTTCAGCAACGGTATACTTCTGCAAAAGCTAAGAAATTGCAAGATGAAAAGGTTAAGAGTCAGAAGAAGAGCAATTTTAATACCCCTAAGCCTAACTTTGATGCACCAAGGGAAGGCAAAGGTCCAGAAATCACTCCTCGAGGAACATATATCCAGCCTTCTCGTCATAAAG GTGTAGCATTTTCCAGTTCTAATTATCAACAAAAGCCTTCCACGTCCTCAG GTGAAGAAATCAATCCTGTGTATGCTGAACTTTCTTGTGCTTTTCATGACAATTTGTCTAAAGGTGTTATCTCG GATTTTGATGACACAGAGGTTGTTTACAATGTTATAAATGACATAATTCAGAAAGGTGGAGATGCTGGGAAAATTACAAAGGGAGCCAAAAAGTTGAAACTGGAAAGAGGGATCCTTTTGGATAATTATGTTCAGAGGGGTCCTAGATTAGTGGATGCCCAAGCAAGATCTTTACTGATTCATTCAAAGCGATCAAAAAGACACTTGTCTCTGAAACAACATAAGAAATGTGGTTCATTTGATTTAGATGGTACATTGCACAA GTATGGCCTCTATGAGCCAATGCATAAGATATGGAAGGACTATATCAGAGAGCTTATAAATGTGAACCC GAAAAAGAAATTGTCTGAGAACCTTCTTTCAGCAGATCTTCATGGAGCCCTTCTAATAG TGGCAGAATGCAAAGCTGCTTCAGATAAAGGTTTAAATGGCATCATGATTCGGGATACTGCAGAGACATTTGGAATTATATCCGAGGACAACCGCTTCCGAG CTGTACCAAAAGCTGGTTCGGTTTTCACACTAGAAGCAGACTGCTGGAAGTGCACACTGATCGGTGACAAGCTCTCGCCCAGGGAGAAGCTGAAGGAGGATCAGCGTCAACATCGTGCGCAATAG